One Vespa crabro chromosome 1, iyVesCrab1.2, whole genome shotgun sequence genomic region harbors:
- the LOC124423732 gene encoding protogenin-like isoform X1 produces the protein MAARVFLLSILFTEVLKPACAAGVKGIGTGINNRNVSKSDGSDADSTKGSATTIEIQPSGHVILGKKAITLNCIAGTNQNISWLHNGKPVPPCGSTRCNLQRNGSLLFIKKQNFQKSQKFKEKENTSLINIKNHIKDEYRCITRTDFGGLLRSSPTFIEIAELAHVFKESPQNVTVQEGEVVRLSCIIDSVPFPPNVTWEHNGDSVQLSLNNSKYSMVSPGVLYISTTQLSDAGSYRCVVTNEFLKKTKKSIEAKLTVIARSKGEKSYKSSSLFPQMSYNHWLLNGSSLNLACAASGYPLPLITWTFIPRFAGNSNVPQPRILVNSTTGIAILQLKNVSISDAGIYLCSSRNSITNDLEIQNITVNILVPPSFLKTPMNQVCPNGRTARFECQAQGLPVPQIYWLKDSLNITVNGRRTTYIKEFNKMELAISATVPSDSGLYQCVAVNSAGEIWAAGRLQVNSSRNSPAAPTSLKCHAVSPVRIFISWEPPKSLPYTSITAYTVHYSPVEGGKEEVSPPEPGNSTSVEVTKLLEPFTNYSFYVRVWNIYGASDQSATILCSTAPSVPKSTPKISMNVISSTKLNVSWESLTKRESRGIVVEYKLQWRLHQHPSSRVLFLPATTEHYILSDLIPGAKYDIRILARTKQGWPNLNEMQLNWSTITMPPLDSNEFNIRDFVDMQLLSFKISIIKVIWKIDLRENNKVEPDFDSWQIYCENSDGYKLLTAVMPRNATEYTLTNLERNCSYTVGLCMVNSGEVRDCLTKIIDITHSGSSNVFMALEAIPVSSTSIHVTWTVTEMHSVHSFELCYHAVHIESVEASKCITLDDTKMTVDKLKPFTLYQFKVRMIRYENNQSNVYSESVECYTNEDVPGKVEDIQWFLGNNTKVRIAWKEPSSINGVIQNYFVAYTMNLMNSTGSWGNVTVPGNKTSTTLPGLVPGKRYFVIVQAATKAGYGKRSDPIIIITGGTTNNILSSSDEQKPPQNIKPDQSLGIILGVSISIVFITICLCSIYCRNKCESSRSLRDGAQPLKGRILVRNGNGCCIESTAPVNQQMNVTVTSNEVELAGLCPSSPVTTNPYSDTKGGHSNGVVEPCVKEPLLSPWDVNGESKDICLAENSQYKRRDSTVLRKNEEENQDLDDTQFTMVNCTLDSNNGSLNNNSGCPDNDISSENVICTSIPVLGPNG, from the exons ATGGCGGCGCGAGTATTTTTACTTAGTATCTTGTTTACAGAAGTACTAAAGCCCGCTTGTGCTGCAG gTGTCAAAGGTATTGGAACAggtataaataatagaaatgtatCTAAATCGGATGGTTCTGATGCAGATTCAACAAAAGGTTCTGctacaacaatagaaatacaACCTAGTGGACATGTAATATTGGGTAAAAAAGCGATAACACTTAATTGTATAGCTGGTACGAATCAAAATATTTCCTGGTTACATAATGGAAAACCAGTACCACCATGTGGTTCTACCCGATGCAATTTACAACGTAATGgatctcttcttttcattaag AAACAGAATTTCCAAAAGTCACAAAagttcaaagaaaaagaaaataccagccttattaatattaagaatcatattaaagatgaATATCGCTGCATAACACGCACTGATTTTGGAGGACTACTGCGATCATCGCCAACATTCATTGAAATAGCAG AACTTGCCCATGTATTTAAAGAATCACCACAGAATGTAACTGTCCAAGAAGGTGAAGTAGTAAGATTGTCTTGTATTATAGATAGTGTTCCCTTTCCACCTAATGTTACATGGGAGCATAATGGAGATTCAGTTCAGCTTAGTCTTAATAATTCAAA ATATTCAATGGTATCACCAGGTGTTCTGTATATAAGTACAACACAATTATCAGATGCTGGTTCTTATag atgTGTAGTGACTAATGAATTCCtaaagaaaaccaaaaaaagtATAGAGGCAAAACTAACTGTTATTGCTAGATCAAAGGgtgaaaaatcatataaatcaTCATCTTTATTTCCACAAATGTCATATAATCATTGGCTACTTAATGGATCAAGCCTTAATCTAGCATGTGCTGCATCTGGTTATCCACTGCCTCTTATAACATGGACTTTCATACCTCGCTTTGCAg GTAACAGCAATGTTCCACAACCTCGCATTCTTGTTAATTCTACTACTGGCATTGCTATActacaattaaaaaatgtaagcATTTCTGATGCTGGCATCTATCTTTGTTCTTCAAGAAATTCAATTACAAATGATTTGGAAATTCAG AATATAACTGTAAATATATTGGTACCTCCATCATTCTTGAAAACTCCTATGAATCAAGTTTGTCCAAATGGAAGAACTGCAAGATTTGAATGTCAGGCGCAAGGTTTACCTGTACCACAAATTTATTGGCTAAAGGATTCTCTAAATATTACAGTCAatg GACGTCGAACaacttatataaaagaattcaaCAAAATGGAATTGGCAATATCGGCAACAGTTCCATCAGATTCTGGTCTGTATCAATGTGTAGCTGTAAATTCAGCAGGAGAAATATGGGCTGCTGGTCGGCTTCAAGTAAACTCATCTCGTAATAGTCCTGCTGCACCTACCTCTTTAAAATGTCATGCTGTGTCCCCagttagaatttttatttcatgggAACCACCAAAGTCTCTACCGTATACCAGTATTACAGCTTATACCGTCCATTATAGCCCTGTTG aagGTGGTAAAGAAGAAGTTTCTCCTCCTGAGCCAGGCAATTCCACATCTGTAGAAGTAACAAAACTTCTAGAACCatttacaaattattctttttacgtaCGAGTATGGAACATATATGGCGCTAGTGATCAGTCTGCCACCATCTTGTGTTCTACAGCTCCAAGTG ttCCTAAAAGCACACCGAAAATAAGTATGAATGTTATTAGTAGTACAAAGTTAAATGTATCATGGGAGTCTTTAACAAAAAGGGAATCTCGTGGTATTGTGgtagaatataaattacagTGGAGACTTCATCAACATCCATCATCTAGAGTACTATTTTTACCTGCCACCACTGAACATTATATACTTTCTG atTTAATACCAGGAGCTAAATATGATATACGAATATTAGCAAGAACAAAACAGGGATGGCCTAATTTGaatgaaatgcaattaaaTTGGAGCACTATAACAATGCCTCCTCTAGATTCTAATGAATTTAACATTAGAGATTTTGTAGACATGCAATTATTAAGTTTCAagatttcaataattaaa GTCATCTGGAAAATAGAtttgagagaaaataataaagtcgaGCCAGATTTTGATTCTTGGCAAATTTACTGTGAAAATTCAGATGGATACAAATTATTAACTGCTGTTATGCCCCGAAATGCTACAGAGTATACTTTAACTAATCTTG aAAGGAATTGTTCATACACTGTGGGTCTTTGTATGGTAAATTCTGGCGAAGTAAGAGATTGTTTAAcaaaaatcattgatattactCATTCTGGTTCCA gTAATGTATTCATGGCTTTAGAGGCTATTCCTGTTTCATCTACCTCGATACATGTGACATGGACAGTAACTGAAATGCATAGTGTACATTCCTTTGAACTTTGCTATCATGCAGTTCATATTGAAAGTGTTGAAGCATCCAAATGCattacatt AGATGATACCAAGATGACTGTTGATAAGTTAAAGCCATTTACTTTGTATCAATTTAAAGTGAGGatgatacgatatgaaaataatcaaagtAACGTTTACAGTGAATCTGTTGAATGTTATACTAATGAAGATg TTCCTGGAAAAGTTGAGGATATTCAATGGTTTTTGGGCAATAACACTAAAGTTCGTATTGCATGGAAAGAACCAAGTAGCATAAATGGAGtgatacaaaattattttgttgCATATACCATGAATTTAATGAACTCTACTGGCTCTTGGGGAAATGTCACAGTTCCTGGAAATAAAACATCAACTACACTTCCAGGTTTAGTTCCAGGAAAACGATACTTTGTAATTGTACAAGCAGCTACAAAAGCAGGTTATGGTAAACGATCAGatcctataattattatcactggTGGGActacaaataatattctttcatcatCAGATGAACAGAAGCCACCTCAAAATATTAAACCTGATCAAAGTCTAg GTATAATATTGGGTGTAAGCATAAGTATAGTATTCATAACCATTTGCTTATGTAGCATTTATTGTCGAAATAAATGCGAGAGTTCTAGATCTTTAAGAGATGGTGCTCAACCTCTAAAAGGACGTATTTTGGTGCGAAATGGAAACGGTTGTTGTATCGAATCTACAGCTCCTGTGAATCAGCAAATGAATGTTACAGTTACTTCTAATGAAGTTGAACTTGCTGGCCTTTGTCCATCATCACCAGTTACAACAAATCCATATTCAGATACCAAa GGAGGGCATTCCAATGGTGTTGTGGAACCTTGTGTAAAGGAACCATTACTATCACCTTGGGATGTAAATGGAGAATCAAAGGATATTTGTCTTGCGGAAAACTCTCAg tACAAAAGGCGTGATAGTACcgttttaagaaaaaatgaagaagagaatCAAGATTTGGATGATACACAGTTCACTATGGTCAATTGTACTTTAGACAGTAACAATGGCAGCCTAAACAATAATTCAGGGTGTCCAGATAATGATATATCATCAGAAAACGTTATCTGTACATCTATTCCAGTACTTGGACCAAATGGATGA
- the LOC124423732 gene encoding protogenin-like isoform X2 — MAARVFLLSILFTEVLKPACAAGVKGIGTGINNRNVSKSDGSDADSTKGSATTIEIQPSGHVILGKKAITLNCIAGTNQNISWLHNGKPVPPCGSTRCNLQRNGSLLFIKKQNFQKSQKFKEKENTSLINIKNHIKDEYRCITRTDFGGLLRSSPTFIEIAELAHVFKESPQNVTVQEGEVVRLSCIIDSVPFPPNVTWEHNGDSVQLSLNNSKYSMVSPGVLYISTTQLSDAGSYRCVVTNEFLKKTKKSIEAKLTVIARSKGEKSYKSSSLFPQMSYNHWLLNGSSLNLACAASGYPLPLITWTFIPRFAGNSNVPQPRILVNSTTGIAILQLKNVSISDAGIYLCSSRNSITNDLEIQNITVNILVPPSFLKTPMNQVCPNGRTARFECQAQGLPVPQIYWLKDSLNITVNGRRTTYIKEFNKMELAISATVPSDSGLYQCVAVNSAGEIWAAGRLQVNSSRNSPAAPTSLKCHAVSPVRIFISWEPPKSLPYTSITAYTVHYSPVGGKEEVSPPEPGNSTSVEVTKLLEPFTNYSFYVRVWNIYGASDQSATILCSTAPSVPKSTPKISMNVISSTKLNVSWESLTKRESRGIVVEYKLQWRLHQHPSSRVLFLPATTEHYILSDLIPGAKYDIRILARTKQGWPNLNEMQLNWSTITMPPLDSNEFNIRDFVDMQLLSFKISIIKVIWKIDLRENNKVEPDFDSWQIYCENSDGYKLLTAVMPRNATEYTLTNLERNCSYTVGLCMVNSGEVRDCLTKIIDITHSGSSNVFMALEAIPVSSTSIHVTWTVTEMHSVHSFELCYHAVHIESVEASKCITLDDTKMTVDKLKPFTLYQFKVRMIRYENNQSNVYSESVECYTNEDVPGKVEDIQWFLGNNTKVRIAWKEPSSINGVIQNYFVAYTMNLMNSTGSWGNVTVPGNKTSTTLPGLVPGKRYFVIVQAATKAGYGKRSDPIIIITGGTTNNILSSSDEQKPPQNIKPDQSLGIILGVSISIVFITICLCSIYCRNKCESSRSLRDGAQPLKGRILVRNGNGCCIESTAPVNQQMNVTVTSNEVELAGLCPSSPVTTNPYSDTKGGHSNGVVEPCVKEPLLSPWDVNGESKDICLAENSQYKRRDSTVLRKNEEENQDLDDTQFTMVNCTLDSNNGSLNNNSGCPDNDISSENVICTSIPVLGPNG; from the exons ATGGCGGCGCGAGTATTTTTACTTAGTATCTTGTTTACAGAAGTACTAAAGCCCGCTTGTGCTGCAG gTGTCAAAGGTATTGGAACAggtataaataatagaaatgtatCTAAATCGGATGGTTCTGATGCAGATTCAACAAAAGGTTCTGctacaacaatagaaatacaACCTAGTGGACATGTAATATTGGGTAAAAAAGCGATAACACTTAATTGTATAGCTGGTACGAATCAAAATATTTCCTGGTTACATAATGGAAAACCAGTACCACCATGTGGTTCTACCCGATGCAATTTACAACGTAATGgatctcttcttttcattaag AAACAGAATTTCCAAAAGTCACAAAagttcaaagaaaaagaaaataccagccttattaatattaagaatcatattaaagatgaATATCGCTGCATAACACGCACTGATTTTGGAGGACTACTGCGATCATCGCCAACATTCATTGAAATAGCAG AACTTGCCCATGTATTTAAAGAATCACCACAGAATGTAACTGTCCAAGAAGGTGAAGTAGTAAGATTGTCTTGTATTATAGATAGTGTTCCCTTTCCACCTAATGTTACATGGGAGCATAATGGAGATTCAGTTCAGCTTAGTCTTAATAATTCAAA ATATTCAATGGTATCACCAGGTGTTCTGTATATAAGTACAACACAATTATCAGATGCTGGTTCTTATag atgTGTAGTGACTAATGAATTCCtaaagaaaaccaaaaaaagtATAGAGGCAAAACTAACTGTTATTGCTAGATCAAAGGgtgaaaaatcatataaatcaTCATCTTTATTTCCACAAATGTCATATAATCATTGGCTACTTAATGGATCAAGCCTTAATCTAGCATGTGCTGCATCTGGTTATCCACTGCCTCTTATAACATGGACTTTCATACCTCGCTTTGCAg GTAACAGCAATGTTCCACAACCTCGCATTCTTGTTAATTCTACTACTGGCATTGCTATActacaattaaaaaatgtaagcATTTCTGATGCTGGCATCTATCTTTGTTCTTCAAGAAATTCAATTACAAATGATTTGGAAATTCAG AATATAACTGTAAATATATTGGTACCTCCATCATTCTTGAAAACTCCTATGAATCAAGTTTGTCCAAATGGAAGAACTGCAAGATTTGAATGTCAGGCGCAAGGTTTACCTGTACCACAAATTTATTGGCTAAAGGATTCTCTAAATATTACAGTCAatg GACGTCGAACaacttatataaaagaattcaaCAAAATGGAATTGGCAATATCGGCAACAGTTCCATCAGATTCTGGTCTGTATCAATGTGTAGCTGTAAATTCAGCAGGAGAAATATGGGCTGCTGGTCGGCTTCAAGTAAACTCATCTCGTAATAGTCCTGCTGCACCTACCTCTTTAAAATGTCATGCTGTGTCCCCagttagaatttttatttcatgggAACCACCAAAGTCTCTACCGTATACCAGTATTACAGCTTATACCGTCCATTATAGCCCTGTTG GTGGTAAAGAAGAAGTTTCTCCTCCTGAGCCAGGCAATTCCACATCTGTAGAAGTAACAAAACTTCTAGAACCatttacaaattattctttttacgtaCGAGTATGGAACATATATGGCGCTAGTGATCAGTCTGCCACCATCTTGTGTTCTACAGCTCCAAGTG ttCCTAAAAGCACACCGAAAATAAGTATGAATGTTATTAGTAGTACAAAGTTAAATGTATCATGGGAGTCTTTAACAAAAAGGGAATCTCGTGGTATTGTGgtagaatataaattacagTGGAGACTTCATCAACATCCATCATCTAGAGTACTATTTTTACCTGCCACCACTGAACATTATATACTTTCTG atTTAATACCAGGAGCTAAATATGATATACGAATATTAGCAAGAACAAAACAGGGATGGCCTAATTTGaatgaaatgcaattaaaTTGGAGCACTATAACAATGCCTCCTCTAGATTCTAATGAATTTAACATTAGAGATTTTGTAGACATGCAATTATTAAGTTTCAagatttcaataattaaa GTCATCTGGAAAATAGAtttgagagaaaataataaagtcgaGCCAGATTTTGATTCTTGGCAAATTTACTGTGAAAATTCAGATGGATACAAATTATTAACTGCTGTTATGCCCCGAAATGCTACAGAGTATACTTTAACTAATCTTG aAAGGAATTGTTCATACACTGTGGGTCTTTGTATGGTAAATTCTGGCGAAGTAAGAGATTGTTTAAcaaaaatcattgatattactCATTCTGGTTCCA gTAATGTATTCATGGCTTTAGAGGCTATTCCTGTTTCATCTACCTCGATACATGTGACATGGACAGTAACTGAAATGCATAGTGTACATTCCTTTGAACTTTGCTATCATGCAGTTCATATTGAAAGTGTTGAAGCATCCAAATGCattacatt AGATGATACCAAGATGACTGTTGATAAGTTAAAGCCATTTACTTTGTATCAATTTAAAGTGAGGatgatacgatatgaaaataatcaaagtAACGTTTACAGTGAATCTGTTGAATGTTATACTAATGAAGATg TTCCTGGAAAAGTTGAGGATATTCAATGGTTTTTGGGCAATAACACTAAAGTTCGTATTGCATGGAAAGAACCAAGTAGCATAAATGGAGtgatacaaaattattttgttgCATATACCATGAATTTAATGAACTCTACTGGCTCTTGGGGAAATGTCACAGTTCCTGGAAATAAAACATCAACTACACTTCCAGGTTTAGTTCCAGGAAAACGATACTTTGTAATTGTACAAGCAGCTACAAAAGCAGGTTATGGTAAACGATCAGatcctataattattatcactggTGGGActacaaataatattctttcatcatCAGATGAACAGAAGCCACCTCAAAATATTAAACCTGATCAAAGTCTAg GTATAATATTGGGTGTAAGCATAAGTATAGTATTCATAACCATTTGCTTATGTAGCATTTATTGTCGAAATAAATGCGAGAGTTCTAGATCTTTAAGAGATGGTGCTCAACCTCTAAAAGGACGTATTTTGGTGCGAAATGGAAACGGTTGTTGTATCGAATCTACAGCTCCTGTGAATCAGCAAATGAATGTTACAGTTACTTCTAATGAAGTTGAACTTGCTGGCCTTTGTCCATCATCACCAGTTACAACAAATCCATATTCAGATACCAAa GGAGGGCATTCCAATGGTGTTGTGGAACCTTGTGTAAAGGAACCATTACTATCACCTTGGGATGTAAATGGAGAATCAAAGGATATTTGTCTTGCGGAAAACTCTCAg tACAAAAGGCGTGATAGTACcgttttaagaaaaaatgaagaagagaatCAAGATTTGGATGATACACAGTTCACTATGGTCAATTGTACTTTAGACAGTAACAATGGCAGCCTAAACAATAATTCAGGGTGTCCAGATAATGATATATCATCAGAAAACGTTATCTGTACATCTATTCCAGTACTTGGACCAAATGGATGA
- the LOC124423732 gene encoding protogenin-like isoform X3: MAARVFLLSILFTEVLKPACAAGVKDSTKGSATTIEIQPSGHVILGKKAITLNCIAGTNQNISWLHNGKPVPPCGSTRCNLQRNGSLLFIKKQNFQKSQKFKEKENTSLINIKNHIKDEYRCITRTDFGGLLRSSPTFIEIAELAHVFKESPQNVTVQEGEVVRLSCIIDSVPFPPNVTWEHNGDSVQLSLNNSKYSMVSPGVLYISTTQLSDAGSYRCVVTNEFLKKTKKSIEAKLTVIARSKGEKSYKSSSLFPQMSYNHWLLNGSSLNLACAASGYPLPLITWTFIPRFAGNSNVPQPRILVNSTTGIAILQLKNVSISDAGIYLCSSRNSITNDLEIQNITVNILVPPSFLKTPMNQVCPNGRTARFECQAQGLPVPQIYWLKDSLNITVNGRRTTYIKEFNKMELAISATVPSDSGLYQCVAVNSAGEIWAAGRLQVNSSRNSPAAPTSLKCHAVSPVRIFISWEPPKSLPYTSITAYTVHYSPVEGGKEEVSPPEPGNSTSVEVTKLLEPFTNYSFYVRVWNIYGASDQSATILCSTAPSVPKSTPKISMNVISSTKLNVSWESLTKRESRGIVVEYKLQWRLHQHPSSRVLFLPATTEHYILSDLIPGAKYDIRILARTKQGWPNLNEMQLNWSTITMPPLDSNEFNIRDFVDMQLLSFKISIIKVIWKIDLRENNKVEPDFDSWQIYCENSDGYKLLTAVMPRNATEYTLTNLERNCSYTVGLCMVNSGEVRDCLTKIIDITHSGSSNVFMALEAIPVSSTSIHVTWTVTEMHSVHSFELCYHAVHIESVEASKCITLDDTKMTVDKLKPFTLYQFKVRMIRYENNQSNVYSESVECYTNEDVPGKVEDIQWFLGNNTKVRIAWKEPSSINGVIQNYFVAYTMNLMNSTGSWGNVTVPGNKTSTTLPGLVPGKRYFVIVQAATKAGYGKRSDPIIIITGGTTNNILSSSDEQKPPQNIKPDQSLGIILGVSISIVFITICLCSIYCRNKCESSRSLRDGAQPLKGRILVRNGNGCCIESTAPVNQQMNVTVTSNEVELAGLCPSSPVTTNPYSDTKGGHSNGVVEPCVKEPLLSPWDVNGESKDICLAENSQYKRRDSTVLRKNEEENQDLDDTQFTMVNCTLDSNNGSLNNNSGCPDNDISSENVICTSIPVLGPNG, encoded by the exons ATGGCGGCGCGAGTATTTTTACTTAGTATCTTGTTTACAGAAGTACTAAAGCCCGCTTGTGCTGCAG gTGTCAAAG ATTCAACAAAAGGTTCTGctacaacaatagaaatacaACCTAGTGGACATGTAATATTGGGTAAAAAAGCGATAACACTTAATTGTATAGCTGGTACGAATCAAAATATTTCCTGGTTACATAATGGAAAACCAGTACCACCATGTGGTTCTACCCGATGCAATTTACAACGTAATGgatctcttcttttcattaag AAACAGAATTTCCAAAAGTCACAAAagttcaaagaaaaagaaaataccagccttattaatattaagaatcatattaaagatgaATATCGCTGCATAACACGCACTGATTTTGGAGGACTACTGCGATCATCGCCAACATTCATTGAAATAGCAG AACTTGCCCATGTATTTAAAGAATCACCACAGAATGTAACTGTCCAAGAAGGTGAAGTAGTAAGATTGTCTTGTATTATAGATAGTGTTCCCTTTCCACCTAATGTTACATGGGAGCATAATGGAGATTCAGTTCAGCTTAGTCTTAATAATTCAAA ATATTCAATGGTATCACCAGGTGTTCTGTATATAAGTACAACACAATTATCAGATGCTGGTTCTTATag atgTGTAGTGACTAATGAATTCCtaaagaaaaccaaaaaaagtATAGAGGCAAAACTAACTGTTATTGCTAGATCAAAGGgtgaaaaatcatataaatcaTCATCTTTATTTCCACAAATGTCATATAATCATTGGCTACTTAATGGATCAAGCCTTAATCTAGCATGTGCTGCATCTGGTTATCCACTGCCTCTTATAACATGGACTTTCATACCTCGCTTTGCAg GTAACAGCAATGTTCCACAACCTCGCATTCTTGTTAATTCTACTACTGGCATTGCTATActacaattaaaaaatgtaagcATTTCTGATGCTGGCATCTATCTTTGTTCTTCAAGAAATTCAATTACAAATGATTTGGAAATTCAG AATATAACTGTAAATATATTGGTACCTCCATCATTCTTGAAAACTCCTATGAATCAAGTTTGTCCAAATGGAAGAACTGCAAGATTTGAATGTCAGGCGCAAGGTTTACCTGTACCACAAATTTATTGGCTAAAGGATTCTCTAAATATTACAGTCAatg GACGTCGAACaacttatataaaagaattcaaCAAAATGGAATTGGCAATATCGGCAACAGTTCCATCAGATTCTGGTCTGTATCAATGTGTAGCTGTAAATTCAGCAGGAGAAATATGGGCTGCTGGTCGGCTTCAAGTAAACTCATCTCGTAATAGTCCTGCTGCACCTACCTCTTTAAAATGTCATGCTGTGTCCCCagttagaatttttatttcatgggAACCACCAAAGTCTCTACCGTATACCAGTATTACAGCTTATACCGTCCATTATAGCCCTGTTG aagGTGGTAAAGAAGAAGTTTCTCCTCCTGAGCCAGGCAATTCCACATCTGTAGAAGTAACAAAACTTCTAGAACCatttacaaattattctttttacgtaCGAGTATGGAACATATATGGCGCTAGTGATCAGTCTGCCACCATCTTGTGTTCTACAGCTCCAAGTG ttCCTAAAAGCACACCGAAAATAAGTATGAATGTTATTAGTAGTACAAAGTTAAATGTATCATGGGAGTCTTTAACAAAAAGGGAATCTCGTGGTATTGTGgtagaatataaattacagTGGAGACTTCATCAACATCCATCATCTAGAGTACTATTTTTACCTGCCACCACTGAACATTATATACTTTCTG atTTAATACCAGGAGCTAAATATGATATACGAATATTAGCAAGAACAAAACAGGGATGGCCTAATTTGaatgaaatgcaattaaaTTGGAGCACTATAACAATGCCTCCTCTAGATTCTAATGAATTTAACATTAGAGATTTTGTAGACATGCAATTATTAAGTTTCAagatttcaataattaaa GTCATCTGGAAAATAGAtttgagagaaaataataaagtcgaGCCAGATTTTGATTCTTGGCAAATTTACTGTGAAAATTCAGATGGATACAAATTATTAACTGCTGTTATGCCCCGAAATGCTACAGAGTATACTTTAACTAATCTTG aAAGGAATTGTTCATACACTGTGGGTCTTTGTATGGTAAATTCTGGCGAAGTAAGAGATTGTTTAAcaaaaatcattgatattactCATTCTGGTTCCA gTAATGTATTCATGGCTTTAGAGGCTATTCCTGTTTCATCTACCTCGATACATGTGACATGGACAGTAACTGAAATGCATAGTGTACATTCCTTTGAACTTTGCTATCATGCAGTTCATATTGAAAGTGTTGAAGCATCCAAATGCattacatt AGATGATACCAAGATGACTGTTGATAAGTTAAAGCCATTTACTTTGTATCAATTTAAAGTGAGGatgatacgatatgaaaataatcaaagtAACGTTTACAGTGAATCTGTTGAATGTTATACTAATGAAGATg TTCCTGGAAAAGTTGAGGATATTCAATGGTTTTTGGGCAATAACACTAAAGTTCGTATTGCATGGAAAGAACCAAGTAGCATAAATGGAGtgatacaaaattattttgttgCATATACCATGAATTTAATGAACTCTACTGGCTCTTGGGGAAATGTCACAGTTCCTGGAAATAAAACATCAACTACACTTCCAGGTTTAGTTCCAGGAAAACGATACTTTGTAATTGTACAAGCAGCTACAAAAGCAGGTTATGGTAAACGATCAGatcctataattattatcactggTGGGActacaaataatattctttcatcatCAGATGAACAGAAGCCACCTCAAAATATTAAACCTGATCAAAGTCTAg GTATAATATTGGGTGTAAGCATAAGTATAGTATTCATAACCATTTGCTTATGTAGCATTTATTGTCGAAATAAATGCGAGAGTTCTAGATCTTTAAGAGATGGTGCTCAACCTCTAAAAGGACGTATTTTGGTGCGAAATGGAAACGGTTGTTGTATCGAATCTACAGCTCCTGTGAATCAGCAAATGAATGTTACAGTTACTTCTAATGAAGTTGAACTTGCTGGCCTTTGTCCATCATCACCAGTTACAACAAATCCATATTCAGATACCAAa GGAGGGCATTCCAATGGTGTTGTGGAACCTTGTGTAAAGGAACCATTACTATCACCTTGGGATGTAAATGGAGAATCAAAGGATATTTGTCTTGCGGAAAACTCTCAg tACAAAAGGCGTGATAGTACcgttttaagaaaaaatgaagaagagaatCAAGATTTGGATGATACACAGTTCACTATGGTCAATTGTACTTTAGACAGTAACAATGGCAGCCTAAACAATAATTCAGGGTGTCCAGATAATGATATATCATCAGAAAACGTTATCTGTACATCTATTCCAGTACTTGGACCAAATGGATGA